A segment of the Nasonia vitripennis strain AsymCx chromosome 2, Nvit_psr_1.1, whole genome shotgun sequence genome:
CTATCTTAGGAGAATTCTCTTGATCGTCCATTTGCTTCCTTTTGCGATTCAATTTGTTTCTTCTATTTGAGTGCCTCTCAGCTTTCTCCTTTAATTCTTCATCGTCTATAACATACaaggttttatttattttatctgtATTATATGTTTTATGtgaatatgaaaatatttttttcttaccaCTATCTATAATTTCAAACATATCTGAATGATCCTTCAAAGCTACATAAATTATTGGAAACTCTATTATAGTCTTGttgtttaaattttcttgCAGTGTCATATCCAGATCCAAGTCGAAGAAcctttaatgaaaataaaatgaataaaacgattaaaaaatatttcaagttTTCTTCGGAAAGTTTTGACATACCTAGAGTCAGATTTTTTTACTCTTTCAGCTTTTAAAAAAGCTTTCAATCCTGATAGTCCACAAGCACGATAAAActtcaatttattttgaagcACTGATAAGTGACTTGATGCATCGCTGCTTTTTGTTTCTGTTGAACCTTCACCGTTCAAAATTTCttctaataaaattgaaaGTCTCTTATTTTCAGGAACCCTAAAAGTAAGctgaattttaaatatctattTATGCACGATGTGCTATAAAAACTAAACAAATTACACTTTACCTCTCTATGACCCATTTTGCATTTTCTGCTTGTGAAAAAATCAATTCCACCCtccaaaatatttcattagtTTTCCATTCCAAATGAGTGGTATTTTCTATATGTCGGCTAAAATTATGAGGCATAAAATGTAATTCCACACCCTTGCGATAAGCTGCAGCTCTTAGCCTATAGAAATGctagaaaatacaaaaatgcATATGATAATAGTATAATTGCATGAACTTTAATCATTGTTCCTCAAAATAGTTGATGCATACCGGAGGTAGATTTTGCTCGATCAACCGCGTACACCTTTTTGCAGGATCTTTCTGTAACTGTTCCACTGATCTTCCAATGTTCTCCAACAGACGATAATCTAAAAACAAATGTTTATCAAAACCTTGATTGCACTTTAATGCTTATTGATGTATTTGGAAAATAGCTTTCCCATGAATGATGAAATTACCACTCAACAAATCCAAATCTGTAAACGAATTCAGCGGTATAAACTTTGTCTTATCACGTATCCCGTCGCATTCTAATTCTTGCTTGTGTATATTTGCACACGTGAGACTACACGTTCTAACCTCACATTTGGGACAAGTGTATTTTGCCTTATTCGCCGCACACACTTCGCAAGTTTCCAGCCTAGAACAAATGTGATATGAACATttggtaaaaataatattattcaataattctattttaaaGTTCACAGAAAATCAAGTAAACAAACTTTTCACTGGTGGACGTCATCCTATCATctgttttcattgtttacagCGGAGCAGGAGGAGCTCAACGTCACCGCGTCAGTATAGGAAGCTGTTAGCTGACACTGATGATATGATTATGAGTGCAGACGACGCGTTTCGTTTCGCAATCGCCCACGTGGTGGCACCACCGGGCTTTAGTCCTCAGTCCTCCGGCCTCCCTCACCAGTCACCATTGCACACTGGATAGAACGTATAGGAAGCCTGATGCACATTGCACCCCCGTCTTACTCTAATTCAGGAGTGGGGGTAAGAGCGCACGAAGAGTGAAGCTATAGACTGAAGCGAAGCGCATCGCCATTCGCGTCCTAGTTTTCTGACAACAAGTCGGCTTGAAGAAAACCACCTGGACCTGTCTCTCACTCCGGATCATCCCCGAATCATCTCGAAGAGATTGGGCTCTTCTGTATAACAACAACCCAGGTCTTCTGCGTCTGTCGTGTGATCGACGATAAGCAACGTGTGCGTAGGTCCTGGGAGCTAGAGTTATAGACGCGCTCTCAAGAGAAGCGTCATAACGCCACAACAACTCCACCTTGGATCTGCGAATTTAACAAAACTGTCCGGTTGAGATCGACGAACGTCCATTTGTATTTTGTGTACAACCATCGACGACAAGATGCTCTGGACAAAGGAAGAAGTCGACCGCCACGTGCAGGACGTGTACTGCAACATGAAAGACGAGACCGAGGTGAGTCGTGGTAAAATGCCCTAGAACTGGCTGAGTTTTTcatcgccccccccccccccacgaAGACTGAGCGCTGTTTCAAAATTCCCGCAAACATTACTATTCGCGCATTGCCCGCGAATCAACTCGCGCgggtaaacattatttttcggTGGAGGGGGCGGAAAATGCGCTTGAACGCACGCGAAGTGCATTCTACGCAAACTTTCCAAATCTCCTTGACTTATAAGTATTCTAAAGTTAACTATATAGCAAcgttcttaatttattaaaatgtttcaATTCTTATTTCAAAACTTTCAAATATGCTTATAGCTTAGACGTTTGAGAAACGTTTCTCAAACGTTGTATAATTGAAACCTTGGAACGTTGAATCTGAAGTTTCTCAACGTTTCAGAAGCATTTAGGGTGGGAGGGCGGGAGGTGGCAGTAGAAAGATattacttttaatattttttactaaattCAAACCTAAGAAACGTTTCAGAAACGTTCTGGCAACGTAACTTTTCCAACAAAAGCGGACATTTTCACGATTTAGAAACGTTTCTGAAACGATGAGAATGAGTTTTTGATGCTCCGACATTCGTCGATTAGGAAAGTTGTCAATGTCGGCAGGTCAGAGAGTTCGTTAGTGGAGAAACacgggtattttttttttcagaagcAATTCATTCGTTATTATTACGTTTGCAGAAAATTTTGATGTGTTACAAAGTAGCCGAACTCTACTACAGTGTAGCTGACTTCGAATCTGCTAGGCAGTACCTTTCTCGATACGTCGAATTTCATAAAGAAGCAAAAGCTCATAAACTCATGGGCGAAATACTCGAGGCTCTGGGACAGAAAAAAGCGGCAATTGCACAGTACGAATGTGCTTTCAAGCTGAAttccagagagaaagagctcaTTCCGAAAGGTATGTTAAGCTataatgtgtatttttttctcctcgaatGCAATCGTGAGTATATATGCTCAATAAgtttacgtttatttttgtttaaacagTATGTGAACTGCTGTCAGATCCGGAAATTGCAAGTGACAATTCCATCAGCAGATTCTGGGTCGAAAACGCTTACCGATGGTTTCCTCGGAAATTAGTTTCCCAGCTGAAGGAAAAAATCCCAGCGATAGAAAGACTCACATCATACAATGAAGAAAATCTCGAAAAGCTCATCAAAGGTAAGGGAAAATAGCGATTCCTAATCTGGCACGTAATAGTAACTGCTACTATCAAACTTCACATTAAtgttatacttatatattatGCGTACAGCCGAATTAGTCTCTCGACCAACGGATGTTCAGCTCAATATAAAACTTCTGAAGCATTACGTGAAAGAGAACAAGCTTGATGAGGCTTATAAGTATGCCATCGACATCGAGACGACTCACGTTCACAGAAATAGTTTGGTCTGGTATCAAGAACTAACTGAAATACTTCTAAAGTGCAAAAACAAGTGCCAGAAAATCGGGTCCTTTTGGATTGCATACATCTCTTCTCTGGAGCGTTACGCCGCCTTATCGATCAAAGGACTTTTCAGCTCAATTAGAAACATGTCTGGAGCCGTTAAAGCTGTTTACAAGTAAGTCATTAGTTGCATACTCAGATTGAATCGGCAACTTTCATCTggaaaactgatttttttcagcttTGATCAATGTCTGTTCGAGGCGAAATTGTTGTTGCCGTTCTTCCCCGAATGCATTTTGAAGCACATGTGGGGTCAGCTAAACTTCCATCTTGCTTGCTTGCTGCTAATGGATACACATCGCGACCCATTCGGCAGGAGTGAAGCAGCTTATTTGTGCGCACCTTTGTTGCTCACCGCCATGCTTGTCAATCCCATCGACTCGGAGGCTTTTTGGGATCGGCAGCGGCTGCAAACTTGGTATCACGAAGGATCGTATCGTTGCAGTCAAGCTGGTAAGTTTATTTAAGAAAGTAAAATACCATAATGATACAGTGCAGACATTACTACGATGTTGAATATTTCCTGATTTCAGGTCATGTCCTTTACAACTATGCTAGAGGCAATCACGAGAaacttattaataatattaagaaGTTTTGTACCGGCCCATGGAAAAAGCTGGTTTACAAGgtatttgcaaaaaagtaaTCGGACCATTCTAAAAAAATAagctaaattttaaatattttaaatcgaATGCACAATTACTTTATACATCAATTACTTGCTTGCAGAGAATTTTCGTGAGTAAATTCTATTATGAAAAAGTGCAAAGCTCATATTTCCTGAACAACAATGCGATTGATACTTCGTCACTTCGATTTCTCTCGCATAATGAACTGCAAAAATATGACCAAGGTACACTCCAATATGTTCCAATTATACTTATATTAATAATCCAATCGCAgctgtataataataatataatgttCTAATCTGATTCGTAGTTGCTGAAGAAGTATGGTCAAATTCCCTGCATCATCAAGTTTGGCCGGCTATCAAGCTGCACACTAACAATTCGTGCTCAAGCATATTCGAAGGTCCTCAGCCGAATTTGACCTCGCACTTGTTTCCAGATATACCGTTTTCTGTTGAAAACCTTAGCCAAACTTCCCCTGACACCCTTAGTCGCCTCGATGTCGATGCGTTTCTCAATTCAACAGGTAGATTCAATCAAGTTCCCAAATTGGGTATATGTTGAATATTTTAAGTAATGAAATTAACGAATTCTATTGTTAAAGCCTTTTGTGCCACGGCGGTTATCGAGAAACAACAGACGAATACCCTTGGGTATTATGGCCGATCACAAACTTTACCGGCAGATTTAACGGTCCCATTGTGTTCTACCGAACAAGAAAAATGGTATGAATAATAATTGCGACAAATACTTTTTGACGTGCTTATTCAAGGATTACTACaacaatataattaattatggtATTTCAGGTGGCACGCTGCTTGCAAAATCCATCGTAAAGAGCTTTTAGACGACAATTCTAAACTATTCTTTCAACAGGGATTAGAAGCTGTGCGTTGTATTGGCAATAACAATTTACATCCTTACATCTTAGTACACTTAGCTCGAATCTTCCATTACAGGGTCAGTATTTTTGATAGCATGacacatttattattcaaagtAAAATACACTACAATCTTTAATGCCTACATTCTCTTTCAAAGGCGAAACAATTAAAGAATGGAAATAGTGAAAGCAACGACATTCCTGCCTTGGAGTCTCGTTCGGAAATGTACTGGTCGGCTGCCGTTCCTCTACTTCAAAAACTGCAAAATAATCAGACGATTAGCTCGTCGTatgtaaaattatttgattATGCAGGGTAAGAATTGAGTTTTGACATTCTCTTTAATTATGTGTAATACTGTGgagttaataaaattattttgcatATTACAGAAGTCACATGGACAGTATAGAATTAACGCACGCAATTGAAGAAGGTAAAATAGGGTTGGCACGGAAACTTGTAAGAAGTGGACAGGATTACGAAGCAATAAAGTCTCTAGAAGCATTGAAGTGTCCAGAAGCATCATTTGAACAGGGCAAGGTAATACTTAGATAAAGTGATAAAGTCTATTTGTTAAAGTATTTTGGTATTTATcatagaaataaaattttagatttacttgAAATTGAACGATAAGCCACTCGGTTCACtgaaggaaataaaaatttcacacATAACTTTATTACGCAAAGCGCTCGAGTGTTTTTACCTCACGATGGATCGCTTATGCAGTCCAGATACTGATCCTAAACATCCATTAAAGTCAGAACTCGACAGCCACATTGCCGCAGTGCAAaatcaattgaaaaaatttgatacaGACACTTCATTTTATGCTGTTCGTAAGTATATAGTTCACAGCgacgtcattattattttttacgtcCTGACTGGTCACAAATTTTGTTTACGATCTTAGGAAACTCTGACTATTGCGATGATCTGTCGTCTAATAAAAGTTATTCGTCGGCACACGAAGATGAGCATCTTATAGAAACCGATTCATTACCAGAATTGATAGATGCACCTCTTGATTGTGATGTATGTTTCTTGCTACTTTATTTACTGAATTGAAacatattttctttatttttataaaatactctttatacttatattaaatCAGAAAACACCGCTAAGTCTGGAGCGTCTCGATGCAAAAATTGATCAAATTGCTCGCTCCATCGAATCATTGAAAGATCAAAACAGAGCTATTCTGTATAAGCTTGACGAATTTCTCAAAATCAGTGCTTATTGCAAAGAGAACATGGAGCTGAACGCCAAATCTTATCCCCAGCCTGCCGGTATTTACGGGTAAAAGTCTatctttaaatttaaatctAAACTTAATTACGCACACgatcatattattattaaacgttTACTTGCAGGTACTGTGCTAGTTATAGCGATCCTTCGCTGGTGACTCCAGGCGCCAACCGTGCCTCGGCTCAGGTGCCAAACTTAATCGCTGTCGAACGTGATGCTTTCTCGTCAGCGTTTGTCTATCCACCTACTGCTGATACCGAAACTTTCCCTAGCTACTCCGCAAACAATAATGGCCCGGCCTACGCCTCAGCAATGATCAATCCATTAGCAGTGACGAGACAGAACTCACCCGATTCCTATAATTATCCAGCACCCAGAGTCCATCATGCTCCAGCAGCTGCCAAATTCGATTACGACCAGAGGTTGGGTGGACAATGGCCCATGTATGGGGCTCATGAGAATATCGCAACCCAACAGCAGCCAGCTAAGAGTGAACCTGAGCTTTGGTaagttttctcttcttttattttaatctttGATGTATGATAGTGTTTTaaagttgaaattttaattgaatcaactaatagtaaaaaaaatgtatgcatgTTAAATAATATACTTACTTTTCTATAATGCAGCTACGGTATTAGCTCAACTACAACCTCAGCGGGTTCGTGTCCCAACGTTATCATGACCATTTCGGAAACGCTGCCAACAACATATTCGTCAATCCGACCTACGTTCAGTTTCCCGACATTTCATACAACTGCACCAGTAAAAACGTCAAAAACAGCTAACACGTTTGATAGATGTTGCGAAGACAAAGGTTAATAATTGATTACTTATtttgaattgaattttttttctattggcTAACGcatcaaatatattttaaatcaatcAAAAATCGTCAATCGTAATTAAGTGTATCccaatatttatatatttacagtGTTCTGCCGCCGTGCTATACTCTACCGATTTAATTGCAATACGAGAGAATGGATAGAGCGAGGCACGGGTGAGATGAAGCTGCTCTATCATCGGGAGCACGGCACCTACCGTCTGCTGCTGCAACGCGAGCGGCTGCACAAACACGAGATCGTGTGCGATTTTCCTCTGACTTCAGATCTAGAATTCCGCGAGCTTGGCACGTCGGACACAAGCTTGACGTGGACTGGTATGAATCACGCCGAGGCTGATAGTCCCGAGGTTGAAACGCTCGCGGTGAAGTTTGAAACGCCCGGGCTTGTCTTATTGTTCAAAAGAGCAGTGGAGCAAGCACAGAAGGACATCGTTGAAAATCAGGTGTAACATAGCCAAGTGCCAAATTACGCACGCAGGATTACACTAAGCAATATTTGTCGAGAGAACGAACGTTTCTGAGCTGCTGAAATGATAAAgggaattaataatttaatgcaGAGTAGGGTGGGTATTTTTGATTCTTTTATTAGGTCTAAACGAGGTTGCGCGCACAGTtttgaagaactttttgatACGATTTATGAGCTAGTATCTTCCTAAATTTTTGCCTGgttcttttaatttctttCACATCAAATTGATATAAATGATGTTTGTTTCCACTACATTAAATCTTTATATTCTCTATACCAATGAAATCGCCTTGGAACTAGGcgatctttttttataaataccatcgaataaagttttttctactattatattttcGTTTAACATGCGAATCGGCATGATTGATAATACTGTTAACGAGTTTACAACGAAGCTAGTATTTATCTGTACTTATTACAATACAATGCGATTAGATTAATAGTCTGTTCTTCTCAAACTAGAAACGCTTTGTGCATTTGTAAactttattattgaataaaatgaatgattatttttaagttaatgtgcatatttattaaattaacctTAGTATTTaagttattataattaaatagtTGCTGCAATGGTAATTTTTGACAAttctttgaatttttacaCGGAAAGGGGGCCTA
Coding sequences within it:
- the LOC100678056 gene encoding E3 SUMO-protein ligase RanBP2-like yields the protein MLWTKEEVDRHVQDVYCNMKDETEKILMCYKVAELYYSVADFESARQYLSRYVEFHKEAKAHKLMGEILEALGQKKAAIAQYECAFKLNSREKELIPKVCELLSDPEIASDNSISRFWVENAYRWFPRKLVSQLKEKIPAIERLTSYNEENLEKLIKAELVSRPTDVQLNIKLLKHYVKENKLDEAYKYAIDIETTHVHRNSLVWYQELTEILLKCKNKCQKIGSFWIAYISSLERYAALSIKGLFSSIRNMSGAVKAVYNFDQCLFEAKLLLPFFPECILKHMWGQLNFHLACLLLMDTHRDPFGRSEAAYLCAPLLLTAMLVNPIDSEAFWDRQRLQTWYHEGSYRCSQAGHVLYNYARGNHEKLINNIKKFCTGPWKKLVYKRIFVSKFYYEKVQSSYFLNNNAIDTSSLRFLSHNELQKYDQVAEEVWSNSLHHQVWPAIKLHTNNSCSSIFEGPQPNLTSHLFPDIPFSVENLSQTSPDTLSRLDVDAFLNSTAFCATAVIEKQQTNTLGYYGRSQTLPADLTVPLCSTEQEKWWHAACKIHRKELLDDNSKLFFQQGLEAVRCIGNNNLHPYILVHLARIFHYRAKQLKNGNSESNDIPALESRSEMYWSAAVPLLQKLQNNQTISSSYVKLFDYAGSHMDSIELTHAIEEGKIGLARKLVRSGQDYEAIKSLEALKCPEASFEQGKIYLKLNDKPLGSLKEIKISHITLLRKALECFYLTMDRLCSPDTDPKHPLKSELDSHIAAVQNQLKKFDTDTSFYAVRNSDYCDDLSSNKSYSSAHEDEHLIETDSLPELIDAPLDCDKTPLSLERLDAKIDQIARSIESLKDQNRAILYKLDEFLKISAYCKENMELNAKSYPQPAGIYGYCASYSDPSLVTPGANRASAQVPNLIAVERDAFSSAFVYPPTADTETFPSYSANNNGPAYASAMINPLAVTRQNSPDSYNYPAPRVHHAPAAAKFDYDQRLGGQWPMYGAHENIATQQQPAKSEPELCYGISSTTTSAGSCPNVIMTISETLPTTYSSIRPTFSFPTFHTTAPVKTSKTANTFDRCCEDKVFCRRAILYRFNCNTREWIERGTGEMKLLYHREHGTYRLLLQRERLHKHEIVCDFPLTSDLEFRELGTSDTSLTWTGMNHAEADSPEVETLAVKFETPGLVLLFKRAVEQAQKDIVENQV
- the LOC100121201 gene encoding box C/D snoRNA protein 1 — encoded protein: MKTDDRMTSTSEKLETCEVCAANKAKYTCPKCEVRTCSLTCANIHKQELECDGIRDKTKFIPLNSFTDLDLLSDYRLLENIGRSVEQLQKDPAKRCTRLIEQNLPPHFYRLRAAAYRKGVELHFMPHNFSRHIENTTHLEWKTNEIFWRVELIFSQAENAKWVIERVPENKRLSILLEEILNGEGSTETKSSDASSHLSVLQNKLKFYRACGLSGLKAFLKAERVKKSDSRFFDLDLDMTLQENLNNKTIIEFPIIYVALKDHSDMFEIIDSDDEELKEKAERHSNRRNKLNRKRKQMDDQENSPKIDVDSSVNYFFNGDISDSEDELSCPSLERKRYKNNEELYIPDYNELVKMQQ